The Halobellus sp. MBLA0158 genome has a window encoding:
- a CDS encoding ATP-binding protein has product MTSEPDIEVLYVNDDEPQLELLRTQLTDESDRLHVRTAATPDRGWEIFADGRSDADADIDCILCDYHMPAQTGVEFLRRVREVDPDVPFLLFTNTGDETVASRAIEAGVTDYVIQETVENQAPLLVQKIVTYVEHRRSQQEIERTNDRLREIVSVTDQVLWVFAPDWSELRFINDRHEPLFGQPTSELRADPTSFLERIHDGDRARVEQAMRRASEGEPQLVEYRVDKSEAVQLWVESRCKPVLDDDGTVVSLVGLTRDISDRKVYQQDLLETIEQLEEFASTVAHDLRNPLNIANGNIRLAAKEQESERLDTALDAITRMDTLIDEILALAKEGDTIGDRQPAAFEELMRESYDNVRATGSSLEITGSVSLECDPTRLTEAFENLVRNAVEHGGSDVAITAGVLDGGGVFIEDDGPGIPPEHREHVFDRGYTTSKDGSGFGLAIVDRIVTGHGWDLDVGESASGGARFEIQTADA; this is encoded by the coding sequence ATGACCAGCGAACCGGATATCGAGGTTCTCTACGTCAACGACGACGAGCCGCAGTTGGAGCTCCTGCGCACGCAGCTGACCGACGAGAGCGATCGCCTGCACGTCCGGACGGCCGCGACCCCCGACCGCGGGTGGGAGATCTTCGCCGACGGCCGGAGCGACGCCGACGCCGACATCGACTGCATTCTCTGCGATTATCATATGCCGGCGCAGACCGGCGTCGAGTTCCTCAGGCGGGTCCGAGAAGTCGACCCCGACGTCCCCTTCCTGCTGTTTACGAACACCGGCGACGAGACGGTCGCGAGTCGGGCCATCGAGGCGGGCGTCACCGACTACGTGATCCAAGAGACAGTCGAGAATCAGGCGCCGCTGCTCGTCCAGAAGATCGTCACGTACGTCGAGCACCGGCGGAGCCAACAGGAGATCGAGCGGACGAACGATCGGCTGCGCGAGATCGTCTCGGTCACAGACCAGGTGCTGTGGGTGTTCGCGCCGGACTGGTCGGAGCTGCGGTTTATCAACGACAGACACGAACCGCTGTTCGGCCAGCCGACCTCGGAGCTCCGCGCCGACCCCACGTCGTTCCTCGAACGCATCCACGACGGCGACAGGGCGCGCGTCGAACAGGCGATGCGTCGCGCCTCCGAGGGCGAGCCCCAGCTCGTCGAGTACCGGGTCGACAAGTCCGAGGCGGTCCAGCTGTGGGTCGAATCCCGGTGTAAGCCCGTCCTCGACGACGACGGCACCGTCGTCTCGCTCGTCGGGCTGACCCGCGATATCTCCGATCGAAAGGTGTACCAACAGGACCTACTGGAGACGATCGAGCAGCTCGAAGAGTTCGCGTCGACGGTCGCCCACGACCTCCGAAACCCCCTGAATATCGCGAACGGGAACATCCGACTCGCGGCCAAGGAACAGGAGAGCGAGCGGCTCGACACGGCGCTGGACGCCATCACTCGGATGGACACGCTCATCGACGAGATCCTCGCGCTGGCGAAAGAGGGCGATACGATCGGCGATCGACAGCCGGCGGCGTTCGAAGAGCTGATGCGAGAGAGCTACGACAACGTCCGGGCGACCGGGAGTTCGCTCGAAATCACCGGCAGCGTCTCGCTCGAATGCGACCCGACGCGCCTCACCGAGGCGTTCGAGAACCTCGTCCGGAACGCGGTCGAACACGGAGGCAGCGACGTGGCGATCACCGCCGGCGTGCTCGACGGCGGCGGCGTGTTCATCGAAGACGACGGTCCCGGCATCCCGCCGGAACACCGCGAACACGTCTTCGATCGGGGGTACACGACGAGCAAGGACGGAAGCGGGTTCGGCCTCGCGATCGTCGATCGGATCGTCACCGGCCACGGCTGGGACCTCGACGTCGGCGAGAGCGCCAGCGGCGGCGCCCGATTCGAGATCCAGACCGCCGACGCTTGA
- a CDS encoding DNA-directed DNA polymerase II large subunit, translating to MRPEDERYFERIESRLDEAFDRAERAKAQGRDPEPEVEIPVAKDMADRVENILGIDGVAERVRELEGQMSREEAALELVTDFVEGTVGDYEGRAGKVEGAVRTAVALLTEGVVAAPIEGIDRVEILENDDGTEFVNVYYAGPIRSAGGTAQALSVLVADYARSLLDIDEYKARSAEIERYAEEVGLYDKETGLQYSPKDKETKFIAEHMPIMLDGEATGDEEVSGFRDLERVDTNSPRGGMCLVLAEGIALKAPKIQRYTRGLDEVDWPWLQDLIDGTIGKDDGGADADAKDGGGDEEADDSAESDGDGDETEEGSERDGDAPDSEDDRPAGPPRLDPSEKYLRDLIAGRPVFGHPSAAGGFRLRYGRARNHGFATAGVHPATMHLVDDFLATGTQIKTERPGKAAGVIPVDSIEGPTVRLANGDVRQIDDPAEALEIRNGVEKIIDLGEYLVNYGEFVENNHPLAPASYVYEWWVQEFEDAGAPVQALADDPGVDLEHPTPAEAVAWATDYDCPLHPDYTYLWHDVSVDDFAALADAVDAGRVVAAEADGGVVDRAPGDGSEADRAGAEGDRGRDADALVLPLSERVASALEHLLVEHTRREETIAVPEWRLLVRSLGFDVEGGTLDRDWTPEDLSARAHEWDDGESALEAVNEVAPFEVRERAPTRIGNRMGRPEKSESRDLSPAVHTLFPIGDAGGSQRDVGEAARFRDDQGRRGVVDVRVGDRLCPECDAHTFRTRCPECDAHTEPHYECEECGRVVEPDESGRVYCDGCEREVTSAEWFSVDVGEEYRDALEQVGERESAYDILKGVQGLTSADKTPEPMAKGVLRAKNGVTSFKDGTVRYDMTDLPVTAVRPSELDVTAEDFRELGYETDIDGEPLEFDDQLVELKVQDIVLSDGAAEHMLKTADFVDDLLENFYDLPPFYEVDEREDLVGELVFGMAPHTSAAVVGRVVGFTSAAVGYAHPYFHAAKRRNCFHPETKVWYRDEADEWHHEPIRDLVEPRLDDPDEDDFGTLVQELDGDVYVPSITEDGEEVLKPVEAVSKHIAPEHLVRVETRSGREITVTPDHRLCRWNRGIEKVEVTEMDAGDNLAVPGDPPIDDITATDALEQAHADGGRSSDTIVTIEYVESDIDHTYCLTVQDTHTLLTNRLYAGQCDGDEDCVMLLMDGLLNFSKSYLPDKRGGQMDAPLVMSSRIDPSEIDDEAHNMDIVRQYPLEFYEATREMADPGAVEDAIKLGEDTLGTDDEYRGFDHTHDTSDIALGPDLSAYKTLGSMMDKMDAQLELSRKLRAVNETDVAERVIEYHFLPDLIGNLRAFSRQETRCLDCGEKYRRMPLTGECRECGGRVNLTVHRGSVNKYIDTAIHVAEEFGCREYTKQRLEVLERSLESVFENDKNKQSGIADFM from the coding sequence ATGCGGCCCGAGGACGAGCGGTACTTCGAGCGGATCGAATCCCGCCTCGACGAGGCGTTCGACCGCGCCGAGCGCGCGAAGGCGCAGGGCCGCGACCCCGAGCCCGAGGTCGAGATCCCGGTCGCGAAGGACATGGCCGACCGCGTGGAGAACATCCTCGGGATCGACGGCGTCGCCGAGCGCGTCCGCGAGCTCGAAGGCCAGATGTCCCGCGAGGAGGCCGCCCTCGAACTGGTCACCGACTTCGTCGAGGGCACCGTCGGCGACTACGAGGGCCGGGCCGGCAAGGTCGAGGGCGCGGTCCGGACCGCCGTGGCGCTCCTCACCGAGGGCGTCGTCGCCGCGCCCATCGAGGGGATCGACCGCGTCGAGATCTTGGAGAACGACGACGGCACGGAGTTCGTCAACGTCTACTACGCCGGGCCGATCCGCTCTGCGGGCGGGACCGCCCAGGCGCTCTCCGTCCTCGTCGCCGACTACGCCCGCTCGCTGCTCGACATCGACGAGTACAAGGCCCGCTCGGCGGAGATCGAGCGCTACGCCGAGGAGGTGGGCCTCTACGACAAGGAGACGGGGCTCCAGTACTCGCCGAAGGACAAGGAGACGAAGTTCATCGCCGAGCACATGCCGATTATGCTGGACGGCGAGGCCACCGGCGACGAGGAGGTCTCGGGCTTCCGGGACCTCGAACGCGTCGACACCAACTCCCCGCGCGGGGGGATGTGTCTCGTCCTCGCGGAGGGGATCGCGCTGAAGGCCCCGAAGATCCAGCGGTACACCCGCGGCCTCGACGAGGTCGACTGGCCGTGGCTTCAGGACCTCATCGACGGAACGATCGGAAAGGATGACGGCGGCGCCGACGCCGATGCGAAAGACGGAGGCGGAGATGAGGAGGCCGACGACTCGGCAGAGAGCGACGGCGACGGCGACGAGACCGAGGAGGGATCCGAGCGCGACGGCGACGCCCCCGACTCGGAGGACGACCGCCCCGCGGGCCCGCCGCGGCTCGACCCCTCCGAGAAGTACCTCCGGGACCTGATCGCCGGCCGGCCGGTCTTCGGCCACCCGAGCGCCGCGGGCGGCTTCCGCCTCCGCTACGGCCGCGCCCGCAACCACGGCTTCGCGACCGCGGGCGTCCACCCGGCGACGATGCACCTCGTCGACGATTTCCTCGCGACCGGCACGCAGATCAAGACCGAGCGGCCGGGCAAGGCCGCGGGCGTCATCCCCGTCGACTCCATCGAGGGGCCGACCGTCAGACTGGCGAACGGCGACGTCCGGCAGATCGACGACCCCGCGGAGGCGCTGGAAATCAGAAACGGCGTCGAGAAGATCATCGACCTCGGCGAGTACCTGGTCAACTACGGCGAGTTCGTCGAGAACAATCACCCGCTCGCGCCCGCCTCCTACGTCTACGAGTGGTGGGTCCAGGAGTTCGAAGACGCCGGCGCCCCGGTCCAGGCGCTCGCGGACGACCCCGGCGTCGACTTAGAACACCCGACGCCCGCGGAGGCGGTCGCGTGGGCGACCGACTACGACTGCCCGCTCCATCCGGACTACACCTACCTCTGGCACGACGTCTCGGTCGACGACTTCGCGGCGCTCGCGGACGCAGTCGACGCCGGCCGGGTCGTCGCCGCCGAGGCCGACGGCGGCGTCGTAGATCGCGCGCCCGGTGACGGCTCCGAGGCCGACCGCGCCGGCGCAGAGGGCGACCGGGGACGCGACGCCGACGCGCTCGTCCTCCCGCTCTCCGAGCGGGTCGCGAGCGCCCTGGAGCACCTGCTCGTCGAACACACCCGACGCGAGGAGACGATCGCGGTGCCGGAGTGGCGACTCTTGGTCCGCTCGCTCGGCTTCGACGTCGAGGGGGGAACGCTCGACCGCGACTGGACGCCCGAGGACCTCTCCGCGCGCGCTCACGAGTGGGACGACGGCGAGAGCGCGCTCGAAGCCGTCAACGAGGTCGCCCCGTTCGAGGTCCGGGAGCGCGCGCCGACCCGCATCGGCAACCGGATGGGCCGGCCCGAGAAGTCCGAGTCCCGCGACCTCTCGCCGGCGGTCCACACGCTCTTTCCGATCGGCGACGCCGGCGGCAGCCAGCGCGATGTCGGCGAGGCCGCGCGGTTCAGGGACGACCAGGGGCGCCGCGGCGTCGTCGACGTCCGCGTGGGCGACCGGCTCTGCCCGGAGTGCGACGCCCACACCTTCCGGACCCGCTGTCCGGAGTGCGACGCCCACACCGAGCCCCACTACGAGTGCGAGGAGTGCGGCCGCGTCGTCGAGCCCGACGAGTCCGGCCGCGTCTACTGCGACGGGTGCGAGCGCGAGGTCACGAGCGCCGAGTGGTTCTCGGTCGACGTCGGCGAGGAGTACCGCGACGCGCTCGAACAGGTGGGCGAGCGCGAGTCCGCCTACGACATCCTGAAGGGCGTCCAGGGACTCACCTCGGCGGACAAGACGCCCGAGCCGATGGCCAAGGGCGTCCTCCGGGCGAAGAACGGCGTCACCTCGTTCAAGGACGGGACGGTCCGCTACGATATGACGGACCTGCCGGTCACGGCGGTCCGGCCCTCGGAACTGGACGTCACGGCCGAGGACTTCCGCGAGCTCGGTTACGAGACCGACATCGACGGCGAGCCTCTGGAGTTCGACGACCAGCTGGTCGAACTCAAAGTCCAGGACATCGTCCTCTCGGACGGCGCGGCAGAGCATATGCTCAAGACCGCCGACTTCGTCGACGACCTCCTGGAAAACTTCTACGACCTGCCGCCGTTCTACGAGGTCGACGAGCGCGAGGACCTCGTCGGCGAACTCGTCTTCGGGATGGCGCCGCACACTTCTGCTGCCGTTGTCGGCCGCGTCGTCGGCTTCACCTCCGCGGCCGTCGGATACGCGCATCCGTACTTTCACGCCGCCAAGCGTCGGAACTGTTTCCACCCCGAGACGAAGGTGTGGTACCGAGACGAGGCCGACGAGTGGCACCACGAGCCGATTCGCGATCTCGTAGAGCCGCGACTCGACGACCCCGACGAGGACGACTTCGGAACGCTCGTCCAGGAACTCGACGGCGACGTGTACGTCCCGTCGATAACCGAAGACGGCGAGGAGGTCCTGAAACCGGTCGAAGCGGTCTCGAAACACATCGCGCCGGAGCATCTCGTACGCGTGGAGACGCGGAGCGGGCGGGAGATCACCGTCACTCCGGATCATCGGCTCTGTCGGTGGAACAGAGGGATTGAGAAGGTCGAGGTGACGGAGATGGACGCTGGTGACAATCTCGCTGTTCCGGGAGATCCACCGATCGATGACATCACGGCCACTGACGCGCTGGAGCAAGCGCACGCCGACGGCGGACGGAGTTCGGATACGATTGTGACGATTGAGTACGTCGAAAGCGATATTGATCATACCTATTGTCTCACCGTCCAGGATACGCACACACTATTGACAAATAGATTATATGCCGGTCAATGCGACGGAGACGAAGATTGCGTGATGCTGCTGATGGACGGCCTCCTGAACTTCTCGAAGTCCTACCTCCCCGACAAGCGCGGCGGTCAGATGGACGCGCCCCTGGTGATGTCCTCGCGGATCGACCCCAGCGAGATCGACGACGAGGCGCACAACATGGACATCGTCCGGCAGTACCCCCTCGAATTCTACGAGGCCACCCGCGAGATGGCCGACCCCGGCGCCGTCGAGGACGCCATAAAACTCGGCGAGGACACCCTCGGCACCGACGACGAGTACCGCGGCTTCGACCACACCCACGACACCTCCGACATCGCCCTCGGCCCGGACCTCTCGGCGTACAAGACGCTCGGGTCGATGATGGACAAGATGGACGCCCAGCTCGAACTCTCGCGCAAACTGCGGGCCGTCAACGAGACCGACGTCGCAGAGCGCGTCATCGAGTACCACTTCCTCCCGGACCTGATCGGGAACCTCCGCGCCTTCTCCCGCCAGGAGACCCGGTGTCTCGACTGCGGCGAGAAGTACCGGCGAATGCCGCTCACCGGCGAGTGCCGGGAGTGCGGCGGCCGGGTGAATCTGACGGTCCACCGCGGGTCCGTCAACAAGTACATAGACACCGCCATCCACGTCGCCGAGGAGTTCGGCTGCCGCGAGTACACGAAACAGCGGCTCGAAGTCCTGGAGCGGTCCCTCGAGTCCGTCTTCGAGAACGACAAGAACAAACAGTCCGGCATCGCGGACTTTATGTGA
- a CDS encoding PPC domain-containing DNA-binding protein — MQYREVESTREFLLRLETGADWRTEIEEFADLEDIDAAWFQAMGAVQDAEVWFYDQDDKEYRSVTFDEPLEVAACVGNVADLDGETFAHTHAVLSRESGQALAGHLNAATVFAGEVHLRAFDEPLVREHHEPTDLDLWL; from the coding sequence ATGCAGTATCGCGAAGTCGAGTCGACTCGGGAGTTCCTCCTGCGACTCGAAACGGGGGCCGACTGGCGGACGGAGATCGAGGAGTTCGCCGACCTCGAAGACATCGACGCCGCGTGGTTCCAGGCGATGGGCGCCGTCCAGGACGCCGAGGTGTGGTTCTACGACCAGGACGACAAGGAGTACCGGTCTGTGACCTTCGACGAGCCCCTGGAAGTCGCGGCCTGCGTCGGCAACGTCGCCGACCTCGACGGCGAGACCTTCGCGCACACCCACGCCGTGCTCTCCCGCGAGAGCGGCCAGGCGCTCGCGGGCCACCTCAACGCCGCGACGGTGTTCGCCGGCGAGGTCCACCTCCGCGCGTTCGACGAACCGCTCGTCCGCGAGCACCACGAACCGACCGATCTGGACCTCTGGCTGTAA
- a CDS encoding DUF7556 family protein: protein MTPNATAVSDASRAEVMASVDSTPAQSEFIIADISRDDAWLSMRVSEAPSLDEWA, encoded by the coding sequence ATGACGCCGAATGCGACGGCCGTGTCCGACGCGTCGCGCGCCGAGGTGATGGCCTCGGTGGACTCCACCCCCGCTCAGTCGGAGTTCATTATCGCGGACATCTCCCGCGACGATGCGTGGCTCTCGATGCGAGTATCGGAGGCGCCGTCGCTCGACGAGTGGGCCTGA
- a CDS encoding CBS domain-containing protein, with amino-acid sequence MNVADAMTPREDVVVVELPGTRDDVLEYLQERGFSSVPVVKRTDEGEEYRGLVSREELIERPDEDQLAVLMRDVPTVTADASVVEAARLMFDSGTRRVPVVDGVLEGIITVTDVVHAIARGEVDLDVTAGEIATRDVNTTYTETPLPVAERELYYANVPYAVCLDDEGSMAGILTEVDIIEVARVVEGEDDTGDSVAGQDDEWMWEGIKAVGNRYIPTRNVEIPAEPVSTFMSGDLVTVPKSKPAVEVAQAMITEDIEQIPLVTGDQLVGIVRDIDLLEALE; translated from the coding sequence ATGAACGTTGCCGACGCGATGACTCCCCGCGAGGACGTGGTGGTCGTAGAACTCCCGGGGACTCGCGACGACGTGCTGGAGTATCTCCAGGAGCGCGGCTTCTCTTCGGTCCCGGTCGTCAAGCGGACCGACGAGGGCGAGGAGTACAGAGGGCTCGTCTCCCGCGAGGAACTGATCGAACGCCCCGACGAGGACCAGCTCGCGGTCCTGATGCGGGACGTCCCGACCGTCACGGCCGACGCGAGCGTCGTCGAGGCGGCGCGCCTGATGTTCGACAGCGGGACGCGGCGCGTCCCCGTCGTCGACGGCGTGCTTGAGGGCATCATCACCGTCACCGACGTCGTCCACGCGATCGCGCGCGGAGAGGTCGACCTGGACGTCACCGCCGGCGAGATCGCCACCCGCGACGTCAACACGACCTACACGGAGACGCCGCTGCCGGTCGCCGAGCGCGAGCTCTACTACGCGAACGTCCCCTACGCGGTCTGTCTCGACGACGAGGGATCGATGGCCGGCATCCTCACCGAGGTCGACATCATCGAGGTCGCCCGCGTCGTCGAGGGCGAAGACGACACCGGCGACTCCGTGGCCGGCCAGGACGACGAGTGGATGTGGGAGGGGATCAAGGCCGTCGGCAACCGCTACATCCCGACCCGGAACGTCGAGATCCCGGCCGAGCCCGTCTCGACGTTCATGTCCGGCGACCTCGTGACCGTCCCGAAGAGCAAGCCCGCCGTCGAGGTGGCCCAGGCGATGATCACAGAAGACATCGAGCAGATCCCGCTCGTGACGGGCGACCAGCTCGTCGGCATCGTCCGCGACATCGACCTGCTGGAGGCGCTGGAATGA
- the glyS gene encoding glycine--tRNA ligase, whose product MSQEETEGERLAELAKRRGYFFGASGAYGGAAGFYTFGPQGASLKSNVEDAWRERFTVQEGNFEVEAPTIMPEPVFEASGHLDGFDDMLVECPQCGESHRADHLIEDETGIEEAETLPIPEVEDLIEEHEIQCPACGAHLAGEPVDDFNLMFETNIGPGSSTPGYLRPETAQGIFVEFPRIKEYARNSLPFGVTQIGRAYRNEISPRKSIVRTREFTQAELEQFVDPERDEPDLESVKDVEVTLYPATEQEQDDGGYVETTVGAAVEEGIVGDAWVGYFLGVAQEWYERIGVDMDRFRFRQHLPGERAHYAADCWDAESEVDGDWIEIAGFAYRGDYDLSKHDEYGDDEFTIFRQFDEPKEVEEAVVEPDMSVLGPEFGGAAGDVKAALEDLAERDPSAFEGDVVEVEVDGETHEVDADVANFRIEERTVSGEHITPHVIEPSFGVDRTVYTLLAHAYERDEVDGEARSFLSLSPEVAPTDVGVFPLVSNVERLVERAEGIVDDLRTAGFSVVYDDSGSIGRRYRRQDEVGTPFCVTVDRDGLEGDGPDTVTIRERDTARQVRVPVSDLVDELRAVESGDRPFDDLVDAYELVAPGADG is encoded by the coding sequence ATGAGTCAGGAGGAAACCGAGGGCGAACGGCTCGCGGAACTGGCCAAGCGCCGCGGCTACTTCTTCGGCGCGAGCGGCGCCTACGGCGGCGCGGCGGGCTTCTACACGTTCGGGCCGCAGGGCGCGTCGCTGAAGTCGAACGTCGAGGACGCCTGGCGCGAGCGCTTCACCGTCCAGGAGGGCAACTTCGAGGTCGAGGCGCCGACGATCATGCCCGAGCCCGTCTTCGAGGCCTCGGGCCACCTCGACGGCTTCGACGACATGCTCGTGGAATGTCCCCAGTGCGGCGAGTCCCACCGCGCGGACCACCTCATCGAGGACGAGACGGGCATCGAGGAGGCCGAGACGCTGCCCATCCCCGAGGTCGAAGACCTGATCGAAGAACACGAGATCCAGTGTCCCGCCTGCGGCGCGCACCTCGCGGGCGAGCCGGTCGACGACTTCAATCTGATGTTCGAGACGAACATCGGTCCCGGGTCGTCGACGCCGGGGTACCTCCGGCCCGAGACCGCTCAGGGCATCTTCGTGGAGTTCCCGCGGATCAAGGAGTACGCGCGCAACAGCCTCCCGTTCGGCGTGACCCAGATCGGGCGGGCCTACCGGAACGAGATCTCGCCGCGGAAGAGCATCGTCCGCACCCGGGAGTTCACCCAGGCGGAGCTGGAGCAGTTCGTCGACCCCGAGCGCGACGAGCCCGATCTGGAGTCGGTGAAAGACGTCGAGGTGACGCTCTACCCCGCGACCGAGCAGGAGCAAGACGACGGCGGCTACGTCGAGACGACGGTCGGCGCGGCGGTCGAGGAGGGCATCGTCGGCGACGCGTGGGTCGGCTACTTCCTCGGCGTCGCCCAGGAGTGGTACGAGCGGATCGGCGTGGATATGGACCGCTTCCGCTTCCGCCAGCACCTCCCCGGCGAGCGCGCCCACTACGCCGCGGACTGCTGGGACGCCGAGAGCGAGGTCGACGGCGACTGGATCGAGATCGCCGGCTTCGCCTACCGGGGCGATTACGACCTCTCGAAGCACGACGAGTACGGCGACGACGAGTTCACGATCTTCCGGCAGTTCGACGAGCCGAAGGAGGTCGAAGAGGCCGTCGTCGAGCCCGACATGAGCGTCCTCGGCCCCGAGTTCGGCGGCGCCGCCGGCGACGTGAAGGCGGCGCTCGAAGACCTCGCCGAGCGCGATCCCTCGGCGTTCGAGGGCGACGTCGTCGAGGTCGAGGTCGACGGCGAGACCCACGAGGTCGACGCCGACGTGGCGAACTTCCGCATCGAAGAACGGACCGTCTCCGGCGAGCACATCACGCCGCACGTGATCGAGCCGTCGTTCGGCGTCGACCGGACGGTGTACACCCTGCTCGCGCACGCCTACGAGCGCGACGAGGTCGACGGCGAGGCGCGGAGCTTCCTGTCGCTCTCGCCGGAGGTCGCGCCGACCGACGTCGGCGTCTTCCCGCTCGTCTCGAACGTCGAGCGGCTCGTCGAGCGCGCCGAGGGGATCGTCGACGACCTTCGAACCGCGGGCTTCAGCGTCGTCTACGACGACTCCGGCAGCATCGGCCGCCGCTACCGCCGCCAGGACGAGGTCGGCACGCCGTTCTGCGTCACCGTCGACCGCGACGGGCTCGAAGGCGACGGCCCCGACACCGTCACGATCCGCGAGCGCGACACCGCGCGGCAGGTCCGCGTCCCCGTT